A portion of the Drosophila sechellia strain sech25 chromosome 2R, ASM438219v1, whole genome shotgun sequence genome contains these proteins:
- the LOC6608944 gene encoding tyrosine-protein kinase transmembrane receptor Ror2 — translation MAAGQWVGVCERVLRGMGLKWGDNLAVLGLCVFLFASATHANSLNAIEEPVTRRHHQRHHEREREENGYCAPYSGKVCKEYLTGQVWYSLEDPTGGWKNEQVTTALWDELISDLSGLCREAAEKMLCAYAFPNCHMEGGRAVKAPLCFEDCQATHLQFCYNDWVLIEEKKERNMFIKSRGHFRLPNCSSLPHYNASMRRPNCSYIGLTELKESEVSYDCRNGNGRFYMGTMNVSKSGIPCQRWDTQYPHKHFQPPLVFHQLLEGENYCRNAGGEEPHPWCYTVDESVRWQHCDIPMCPDYVDPNAGDLNTPIKMEKFFTPSMIFLLAGIGFVAIVTLHLMILLVYKLSKHKDYSQPAGAATAECSVSMRGGGECGGNLNTSRETLGGNGNTNTLAKWGTIRSTATIHSNCVALTTVNNVSDPKGTKPNARLEKLEYPRGDIVYVRSLGQGAFGRVFQARAPGLVPDQEDLLVAVKMLKDDASDQMQMDFEREACLLAEFDHPNIVRLLGVCALGRPMCLLFEYMAPGDLSEFLRACSPYATHQAPTRDRLQLNELHLLQMAANIAAGMLYLSERKFVHRDLATRNCLINEHMAVKIADFGLSHKIYLQDYYKGDENDFIPIRWMPLESILYNKFSLESDVWAYGICLWEIFSFALQPYFGLTHEEVIKYIKEGNVLGCPDNTPLSVYALMRRCWNRKPSERPGFAEINHCIQHSIVESECKAML, via the exons ATGGCTGCCGGGCAATGGGTGGGGGTGTGTGAGCGGGTGCTCCGGGGAATGGGGCTGAAATGGGGGGACAATTTGGCTGTCCTGGGGCTGTGCGTGTTCCTCTTTGCCAGCGCCACGCACGCGAACTCCCTGAACGCCATCGAGGAGCCCGTCACCCGGCGCCACCACCAGCGGCATCACGAGCGCGAGCGGGAGGAGAACGGCTACTGCGCTCCGTACAGCGGCAAGGTGTGCAAGGAGTACCTCACCGGCCAGGTGTGGTACAGTCTGGAGGATCCCACTGGCGGTTGGAAAAATGAGCAGGTGACTACGGCGCTCTGGGACGAGCTGATCTCCGATCTATCGGGTCTGTGTCGCGAGGCAGCCGAG AAAATGCTTTGCGCCTATGCGTTTCCCAACTGCCACATGGAGGGCGGTCGAGCGGTAAAGGCTCCTCTATGCTTCGAGGATTGCCAGGCCACGCATCTACAGTTCTGCTACAACGACTGGGTGCTCATCGAGGAGAAGAAGGAGCGAAACATGTTCATTAAGAGCCGCGGCCACTTCCGGCTACCCAACTGCTCCTCCTTGCCGCACTACAACGCTTCCATGCGGCGACCCAACTGCTCCTACATCGGTCTAACCGAACTCAAGGAGTCCGAAGTGAGCT ACGATTGCCGCAATGGAAACGGACGCTTTTACATGGGCACAATGAACGTGTCCAAGTCGGGCATTCCCTGCCAGCGCTGGGACACTCAGTACCCGCACAAGCACTTCCAGCCACCACTGGTCTTCCATCAGCTCCTGGAGGGCGAAAACTATTGCCGCAATGCTGGCGGCGAGGAGCCGCATCCCTGGTGCTACACTGTGGATGAATCAGTGCGCTGGCAGCACTGCGATATACCCATGTGTC CTGATTATGTGGACCCCAATGCTGGCGATTTGAACACCCCCATCAAGATGGAGAAGTTTTTCACGCCATCGATGATTTTTCTCTTGGCTGGAATAGGTTTCGTGGCCATTGTAACCCTGCACTTGATGATCTTGCTTGTCTATAAGCTGTCCAAGCACAAGGATTACTCCCAGCCTGCGGGAGCAGCCACTGCAGAGTGCAGTGTTTCCATGCGCGGAGGAGGAGAGTGTGGTGGAAATCTGAACACCAGTAGAGAAACCCTCGGAGGCAATGGAAACACGAATACTTTGGCAAAATGGGGCACCATTAGGAGCACGGCCACGATTCACAGCAATTGCGTGGCACTTACTACGGTGAACAATGTGTCAGATCCGAAGGGCACGAAACCGAATGCCCGCCTGGAGAAGTTGGAGTACCCACGTGGGGATATAGTGTATGTGAGGTCATTGGGTCAAGGAGCCTTCGGTCGCGTCTTCCAGGCCAGGGCTCCCGGACTTGTTCCCGATCAGGAAGATCTCCTAGTCGCTGTTAAGATGCTAAAGGACGACGCCAGCGACCAGATGCAGATGGATTTCGAGCGTGAGGCCTGTTTGCTGGCCGAGTTCGATCATCCCAATATCGTGAGGCTGCTGGGGGTGTGCGCCTTGGGCAGACCCATGTGCCTGCTCTTCGAGTATATGGCTCCTGGCGATCTGAGCGAGTTCTTACGCGCCTGCTCCCCATATGCCACCCACCAGGCGCCGACTCGGGATCGTCTGCAGTTGAACGAGCTACATCTGCTGCAGATGGCGGCCAACATTGCAGCGGGAATGCTGTATCTTTCGGAGAGAAAGTTCGTCCACCGGGATTTGGCCACACGGAATTGCCTGATCAACGAGCACATGGCGGTGAAGATCGCCGACTTTGGGCTCTCGCACAAGATCTATCTGCAGGACTATTACAAAGGCGATGAGAACGACTTCATCCCAATCCGCTGGATGCCGCTTGAGAGCATCCTCTACAACAAGTTTTCGCTGGAGTCGGATGTGTGGGCCTACGGCATCTGCCTGTGGGAGATCTTCTCCTTCGCCTTGCAGCCCTACTTCGGGCTAACCCACGAGGAGGTGATCAAATACATAAAGGAGGGCAACGTACTCGGCTGTCCGGACAACACGCCGCTCTCCGTCTATGCGCTGATGCGCCGCTGCTGGAACCGCAAGCCCAGTGAGCGACCTGGCTTCGCTGAGATCAACCACTGCATCCAGCACAGCATCGTCGAGAGCGAGTGCAAGGCAATGCTCTAG
- the LOC116800491 gene encoding uncharacterized protein LOC116800491 isoform X2, which translates to MWFEILPGAVIITTLLSVPIYAMYGLDKLTIGNAFRRNMDERFSRVMYQRDFRLTDNPYKMNGLEQIPDEEEKKEEKDPYEDSDDPAIVKKREKERKLREKQLKKEEKLREKHLKEEEKPKKN; encoded by the exons ATGTGGTTCGAAATCCTACCTGGTGCGGTGATCATCACCACGCTCCTCTCGGTGCCCATATACGCCATGTACGGCCTGGACAAGCTGACGATCGGCAAT GCTTTCCGGCGCAACATGGACGAGCGTTTCAGCCGAGTTATGTACCAGCGCGATTTCCGACTGACCGACAATCCCTACAAGATGAAC GGTCTTGAACAAATTCCCGATGAAGAGGAGAAGAAGGAGGAGAAGGACCCCTATGAGGACAGCGATGATCCCGCAATCGTGAAGAAGCGGGAGAAAGAGCGGAAGTTAAGGGAGAAACAGCTGAAGAAGGAGGAAAAGCTCAGGGAGAAACATCtgaaggaggaggagaagccGAAGAAAAATTAg
- the LOC116800491 gene encoding uncharacterized protein LOC116800491 isoform X1, which yields MWFEILPGAVIITTLLSVPIYAMYGLDKLTIGNAFRRNMDERFSRVMYQRDFRLTDNPYKMNGLDAIPDEKTN from the exons ATGTGGTTCGAAATCCTACCTGGTGCGGTGATCATCACCACGCTCCTCTCGGTGCCCATATACGCCATGTACGGCCTGGACAAGCTGACGATCGGCAAT GCTTTCCGGCGCAACATGGACGAGCGTTTCAGCCGAGTTATGTACCAGCGCGATTTCCGACTGACCGACAATCCCTACAAGATGAAC GGTCTGGATGCCATACCGGATGAGAAAACGAactaa
- the LOC6608943 gene encoding tripeptidyl-peptidase 2, with protein MATSGIVESFPTGALVPKAETGVLNFLQKYPDYDGRDVTIAIFDSGVDPRATGLETLCDGKTVKVIERYDCSGCGDVDMKKKVMPDENGNIKGLSGNSLKLSPELMALNTDPEKAVRVGLKSFSDLLPSKVRNNIVAQAKLKHWDKPHKTATANASRKIVEFESQNPGEASKLPWDKKILKENLDFELEMLNSYEKVYGDIKTSYDCILFPTADGWLTIVDTTEQGDLDQALRIGEYSRTHETRNVDDFLSISVNIHDEGNVLEVVGMSSPHGTHVSSIASGNHSSRDVDGVAPNAKIVSMTIGDGRLGSMETGTALVRAMTKVMELCRDGRRIDVINMSYGEHANWSNSGRIGELMNEVVNKYGVVWVASAGNHGPALCTVGTPPDISQPSLIGVGAYVSPQMMEAEYAMREKLPGNVYTWTSRDPCIDGGQGVTVCAPGGAIASVPQFTMSKSQLMNGTSMAAPHVAGAVALLISGLKQQNIEYSPYSIKRAISVTATKLGYVDPFAQGHGLLNVEKAFEHLTEHRQSKDNMLRFSVRVGNNAAKGIHLRQGVQRNFVDYNVFIEPIFYNDKEADPKDKFNFNVRLNLIASQPWVQCGAFLDLSYGTRSIAVRVDPTGLQPGVHSAVIRAYDTDCVQKGSLFEIPVTVVQPHVLESDQNTPVFEPASSKGDNSVEFQPNTIQRDFILVPERATWAELRMRITDPNRGKDIGKFFVHTNQLLPKQSCRKLETMKIVSVGSENESVMAFKVKSGRILELCIAKYWSNYGQSHLKYSLRFRGVEAHNPNAYVMHAGRGIHKLEIEALVAEDVQPQLQLKNAEVVLKPTEAKISPLSATRDVIPDGRQVYQNLLTFNLNVAKAADVSIYAPIFNDLLYEAEFESQMWMLFDANKALVATGDAHSHTSFTKLDKGEYTIRLQVRHEKRDLLEKISEANLVASFKLTNPLTLDFYENYNQCIVGCRKYVSSPLRLSTRVLYIAPITQERLTKANLPAQCAWLSGNLVFPQDEVGRRVAQHPFTYILNPAEKKAHTNGSSNGSSAAGSTATAAAVTTANGVKPKAPATPQAATSVTNPAAGDGISVQNDPPVDSTGSPASPKKGKANADDYAESFRDFQCSQIVKCELEMAEKIYNDVVATHPKHLQANLLLIQNIESNQLKLQLPLTFVNAQKTSPPEAGESADKQKEDQKKLRSALERIVKLADKVIQETDAEALLSYYGLKNDTRADAAKIKTNMDKQKNTLIEALCKKGIAVAKLAVLDDCIKDSLAEINDLYTEIIKFVDANDSKAIQFALWHAYAHGHYGRMYKYVVKLIEEKRTRDQFVELAAINGALGHEHIRTVINRMMVTAFPSSFRLF; from the exons ATGGCCACCAGCGGTATTGTCGAGTCATTTCCCACGGGCGCACTGGTTCCCAAGGCGGAGACGGGAGTTCTGAACTTCCTGCAGAAGTACCCGGATTACGATGGACGCGACGTCACCATAGCCATCTTCGATTCCGGCGTCGATCCCCGGGCAACGGGACTGGAG ACGCTGTGCGATGGAAAGACTGTTAAAGTAATAGAGCGGTACGACTGCTCCGGATGCGGCGACGTGGACATGAAGAAGAAGGTGATGCCGGATGAGAACGGCAACATAAAGGGCCTGTCCGGAAACTCGCTTAAGCTGAGTCCGGAGCTGATGGCTCTGAACACAGATCCAGAGAAGGCGGTGCGGGTGGGCCTCAAGAGCTTCAGCGATTTGTTGCCCTCCAAGGTGCGGAACAATATTGTGGCCCAGGCCAAGCTGAAGCACTGGGACAAGCCGCATAAGACGGCCACTGCAAACGCCAGCCGCAAGATTGTTGAATTCGAGTCACAAAATCCAG GAGAAGCCTCAAAACTGCCCTGGGATAAGAAGATATTGAAAGAGAATCTAGACTTTGAGCTGGAGATGTTGAATAGCTACGAGAAGGTGTACGGCGACATTAAGACCTCCTACGACTGCATCCTTTTTCCCACGGCCGACGGCTGGCTGACAATCGTCGACACCACGGAGCAGGGCGATCTGGATCAGGCTCTGCGCATTGGCGAGTACTCGCGAACGCACGAGACCCGCAATGTGGACGACTTTCTTTCCATATCGGTGAACATCCACGACGAGGGCAACGTACTGGAGGTGGTCGGCATGAGTTCACCCCACGGCACCCACGTATCTTCTATTGCCAGCGGCAACCATAGCTCCCGAGACGTGGATGGCGTGGCGCCGAATGCTAAGATCGTGTCGATGACCATCGGTGATGGTCGACTTGGGTCTATGGAGACCGGCACGGCACTAGTGCGTGCCATGACCAAGGTCATGGAACTATGTCGCGATGGCAGACGGATCGATGTGATCAACATGAGCTATGGCGAGCACGCCAATTGGTCGAATTCTGG CCGCATTGGGGAGCTCATGAACGAGGTTGTCAACAAGTATGGCGTGGTGTGGGTGGCATCGGCCGGCAACCATGGTCCGGCACTTTGCACTGTGGGTACTCCGCCGGACATCAGCCAGCCCAGTTTGATCGGCGTGGGCGCGTACGTATCACCCCAAATGATGGAGGCCGAGTATGCGATGCGAGAGAAGCTGCCCGGCAACGTGTACACCTGGACATCGCGAGATCCCTGCATCGACGGAGGTCAGGGCGTGACCGTGTGCGCTCCGGGCGGAGCCATTGCGTCCGTGCCCCAGTTTACTATGAGCAAGTCCCAGCTAATGAACGGTACCAGCATGGCGGCACCTCACGTCGCCGGCGCCGTGGCGCTGCTCATCTCCGGTCTGAAGCAACAGAACATCGAGTATTCGCCGTACAGTATTAAGCGGGCGATCAGCGTCACTGCCACCAAGTTGGGCTATGTGGATCCCTTTGCTCAGGGCCATGGCTTGCTCAATGTCGAGAAGGCATTCGAGCATTTGACAGAGCACCGCCAGTCCAAGGATAATATGCTCAG GTTCTCAGTGCGCGTGGGCAACAACGCAGCCAAGGGAATTCATTTGCGTCAGGGCGTACAACGTAACTTCGTCGATTACAACGTTTTTATAGAGCCTATCTTCTACAATGACAAGGAGGCGG ATCCAAAGGACAAGTTTAACTTCAATGTACGGCTTAATCTGATTGCCTCGCAACCGTGGGTGCAGTGTGGAGCTTTCTTGGATCTCAGCTATGGCACCCGCTCCATTGCCGTGCGCGTCGATCCCACTGGACTCCAGCCAGGCGTTCACAGCGCTGT GATTCGGGCTTACGACACTGACTGCGTGCAGAAGGGCTCTCTCTTTGAGATTCCTGTCACGGTGGTGCAGCCCCATGTGCTGGAGTCGGATCAGAACACGCCCGTCTTCGAACCCGCCTCTTCCAAGGGAGACAACAGCGTGGAGTTTCAGCCAAACACCATTCAAAGAGACTTCATTCTGGTGCCAGAACGTGCTACTTGGGCGG AGCTGCGTATGCGTATCACCGATCCCAatcgtggcaaggacattgGAAAGTTCTTTGTACACACGAACCAACTTCTTCCCAAGCAATCCTGTCGTAAGCTTGAGACTATGAAGATCGTATCTGTTGGCTCGGAAAACGAATCTGTAATGGCTTTTAAAGTTAAG TCTGGCAGGATTCTGGAGCTATGCATTGCCAAGTACTGGTCCAACTACGGCCAGAGTCACCTGAAGTACAGCTTGCGTTTCCGCGGCGTGGAAGCGCACAATCCCAATGCCT ACGTCATGCATGCGGGCAGGGGAATTCATAAGCTGGAGATCGAGGCCCTGGTTGCCGAGGATGTGCAGCCCCAGCTACAGCTTAAGAATGCCGAAGTGGTGCTAAAACCGACCGAGGCCAAGATCTCGCCGCTAAGCGCCACCCGAGACGTCATCCCAGATGGACGTCAGGTGTATCAGAACCTGCTGACCTTTAACTTGAACGTGGCCAAGGCCGCAGATGTGTCTATATACGCACCGATCTTCAACGACTTGTTGTATGAAGCGGAGTTTGAGTCACAGATGTGGATGCTTTTTGATGCAAACAAGGCCCTGGTGGCCACCGGCGATGCCCACTCCCACACATCGTTCACAAAGCTCGATAAGGGCGAATACACAATTAGACTGCAGGTGCGTCACGAGAAGCGCGACCTGCTGGAGAAGATCTCGGAGGCAAATCTGGTGGCCTCATTCAAGCTGACTAACCCGCTCACCCTTGATTTCTACGAGAACTATAATCAGTGCATCGTGGGATGTCGTAAGTACGTCTCAAGTCCGCTAAGGCTGTCCACTCGGGTGCTGTATATCGCTCCTATTACTCAAGAGCGACTTACCAAGGCCAATCTGCCCGCTCAATGCGCCTGGCTGAGCGGCAATCTGGTATTCCCGCAAGATGAGGTCGGACGGCGCGTGGCTCAGCATCCGTTTACTTACATCCTCAATCCCGCCGAGAAAAAGGCACACACGAATGGCTCGAGCAACGGTTCCAGCGCTGCAGGATCCACAGCTACAGCAGCTGCTGTCACCACTGCTAATGGCGTAAAACCGAAAGCTCCGGCGACTCCACAAGCGGCCACCTCGGTGACCAATCCTGCGGCCGGCGATGGAATTTCTGTTCAGAACGACCCTCCTGTGGACAGCACAGGCAGTCCCGCCTCACCCAAAAAGGGCAAGGCCAATGCCGACGACTATGCCGAAAGTTTTCGCGACTTCCAATGCTCGCAGATTGTCAAGTGTG AACTGGAAATGGCAGAGAAAATCTATAATGATGTGGTTGCTACCCATCCCAAGCATTTGCAAGCAAACCTGCTACTTATCCAGAACATCGAGTCCAATCAGCTGAAGCTGCAACTGCCGCTGACCTTCGTCAATGCTCAAAAGACATCGCCACCAGAAGCAGGCGAGAGCGCCGACAAGCAAAAGGAGGATCAAAAGAAACTACGAAGCGCCCTGGAGCGCATTGTTAAGCTGGCCGACAAAGTGATCCAGGAGACCGATGCTGAGGCACTACTCTCCTACTACGGTCTAAAGAACGACACTCGTGCCGATGCAGCCAAGATAAAGAC TAACATGGACAAACAGAAAAACACTCTCATTGAGGCGCTATGCAAGAAGGGCATTGCTGTGGCCAAGCTGGCTGTTTTGGACGACTGCATCAAGGATAGCCTGGCTGAGATCAACGATCTGTATACCGAGATTATCAAGTTCGTGGACGCCAACGACTCCAAGGCCATCCAGTTCGCCCTGTGGCACGCCTATGCCCATGGCCACTACGGTCGCATGTACAAGTACGTGGTGAAGCTGATCGAGGAGAAGCGCACCCGCGATCAGTTCGTGGAGCTGGCGGCCATCAACGGCGCCCTGGGTCACGAGCACATCCGTACTGTCATTAACCGTATGATGGTCACTGCCTTTCCCAGCAGCTTCCGTTTGTTCTGA